CACCGTTGACGAAACATAGCTATCCGGTCTGGCGTCACATCGGTCAATACACGCtgcatcatgagatgctccacctactcaatgcaatagacgccacaatcaccactaaatgcaaaataaaatgtaaagtcagtctaacgtaaaacatattttaatactatagtacttttttatcgctATGTACCTGGTTGCTGACTTCGGAACTAAGTCGTGAGTGGCTCGAGTCGAGTGCATTTTTGGAAGCACCGTGATGTCACAGTTAGCTAACGCCATGATCTGGTTGTTATGTGGAAATTCCCCGGTTGCAAGGATTAGCGAGGGCAGCAGTTCTGCCCAAACCTTCAGGATGGGTTCCAAGGCGGTCCAATGACAGACGCTGGAATCACAGTCgtagacattaattttccacagcTCTATGTCGACTTCAACTGTGACCCAGTGCCTTGCCTCGGGAAGGTTcagaacgaagtaaataaactcgttacccctccatctctcaaagacttgggactgtaattacagagaacaacgaaacaattaacaaaccataataatcttcccaaacaattaacatttaaaatcttactaaaacaataccttatgaACCCCTCTGCAGTAGTCCAGGATATAATCCTCCCACACAAAGTTTTTCCTCGGACCCCTGTGGCTCGTCCATGCACTGCTGATCATGGCGGTCACGAATGTGGAGAGAATGATACCCTTCTGAGGAAATGTCAGTGGATAGTCGTTGCGTCGCCTCCTCAGCATATGCATTGCTGCATCTATATGCTGCATATAAACGGAAATGTcagttagacaaaaaaatatattaattgcacataaagttgtaaagtgaagtaatattataaaatactttacttacgtcatctgtaagccattcctttggtgtgagcattgtccaaaagaatcctggaccgtaatcaccacttctcaaatcccgaagtcggtggttcggaatgagtccaacacaccactttcggaaagtggttaacaatttctcatccggtggctccaggggatcaaaagtcgaagatggcctatgtctcctcttcatctccgtatagtcaccgaaccatacaggaggctttctcttcctcttccgactcttaaccactgcaggttgtgcctctatcgacagaatctcaccctgcgactcggtgtcatgtacatggataagaggttgtgcctcgatcggagtcgctggagctccctcataaggatcgtaatc
This Cannabis sativa cultivar Pink pepper isolate KNU-18-1 chromosome 6, ASM2916894v1, whole genome shotgun sequence DNA region includes the following protein-coding sequences:
- the LOC133038749 gene encoding uncharacterized protein LOC133038749, giving the protein MEQLRHILAMLNRPPTTASAPEAPADPSTPPPAASPPVEEDEVFPDDYDPYEGAPATPIEAQPLIHVHDTESQGEILSIEAQPAVVKSRKRKRKPPVWFGDYTEMKRRHRPSSTFDPLEPPDEKLLTTFRKWCVGLIPNHRLRDLRSGDYGPGFFWTMLTPKEWLTDDHIDAAMHMLRRRRNDYPLTFPQKGIILSTFVTAMISSAWTSHRGPRKNFVWEDYILDYCRGVHKSQVFERWRGNEFIYFVLNLPEARHWVTVEVDIELWKINVYDCDSSVCHWTALEPILKVWAELLPSLILATGEFPHNNQIMALANCDITVLPKMHSTRATHDLVPKSATRYIAIKKYYSIKICFTLD